A single region of the Solwaraspora sp. WMMD791 genome encodes:
- a CDS encoding 3-oxoacyl-ACP reductase family protein, with protein MADRLAGRVAIVTGGGQGLGRAFAQRLAADGARVVVADRNMAAATAVATEIGADALAVEVDVADPDSVAALVRRGTDVFGGIDVLVNNAAIFSTLAMRPFEDIDPAEWDLVMAVNVRGPFLCTRAVAPVMRRAGYGKVVNISSATVWIGRPHYLHYVTSKAALIGMTRALATELGPAGVRVNAITPGATRTEIPRATVTPEQEHAIVAGQAIRRRQVPADLVGVVAFLAGPDSDFITGQTVNVDGGAAFH; from the coding sequence ATGGCTGACCGGCTGGCCGGCCGGGTGGCCATTGTCACCGGCGGCGGACAGGGACTCGGCCGGGCCTTCGCGCAGCGGCTCGCGGCCGACGGCGCGCGCGTGGTGGTGGCGGACCGCAACATGGCCGCAGCCACCGCCGTCGCTACCGAGATCGGCGCCGACGCGCTCGCCGTCGAGGTCGACGTGGCCGACCCCGACAGTGTCGCCGCGCTGGTCCGCCGCGGTACCGACGTGTTCGGCGGAATCGACGTGCTGGTCAACAACGCAGCGATCTTCTCCACCCTGGCGATGCGCCCGTTCGAGGACATCGACCCGGCCGAATGGGATCTGGTGATGGCGGTCAACGTCCGCGGACCGTTCCTGTGCACCCGGGCGGTCGCACCGGTGATGCGGCGGGCCGGCTACGGCAAGGTGGTCAACATCTCGTCGGCCACGGTGTGGATCGGCCGGCCGCACTACCTGCACTACGTCACCTCGAAGGCGGCTCTGATCGGGATGACCAGGGCACTGGCCACCGAGCTGGGCCCGGCCGGGGTGCGGGTCAACGCGATCACCCCCGGTGCCACCCGGACCGAGATCCCGCGGGCCACCGTCACCCCGGAACAGGAGCACGCGATCGTCGCCGGTCAGGCGATCAGACGGCGGCAGGTGCCGGCCGACCTGGTCGGCGTGGTCGCCTTCCTGGCCGGACCGGACAGCGACTTCATCACCGGACAGACGGTCAACGTCGACGGTGGTGCCGCCTTCCACTGA
- a CDS encoding NAD(P)/FAD-dependent oxidoreductase, with amino-acid sequence MATTDHPADTYDGIIIGAGQHGLILGTYLARAGLRVLLVERRLRHGGGLSTEERTLPGFQHNLHSINHFSITSTPWFRDLGLSARVRYLTPRYEFAQPHRDGSALVFSRDLDETLASIGRFSKADADTFREWNAKAEEMTQRIFLRERFSEPLSPDDRDELLGRTALGRDFLELTRRQPGEVVEELFTDERVKVLFLFKLSLFGTVLHETLGTHSPLGSLIRAFDLTTGYELCAGGSWNLARGLMEEFIAAGGHFVNQAHVERIVVEGGRATGITLADGRSMRARQFVASTLDLHQTLETLIGRDQLPADYLARLDTFHYTGWTLFGLHLALDEAPAYTSAAFDPHVNGALKYNIGSETIASLMAAHDDVDSGRVPTNVQFGAGALSVLDPSQAPPGKHTAYAWHVVPWAPDGDHENLRRMQGDMAASIMDKWREYAPNLTDATVLGSYTYTAYEYAQELINMRHGDIFMGALSADQVLHNHFGYRTPLPNLYLAGSACHPNGAISGGAGYIAAGVIARDLGIEPWWQPMDARTELSRLGDG; translated from the coding sequence GTGGCGACCACTGACCACCCGGCCGACACCTACGACGGCATCATCATCGGGGCGGGCCAGCACGGCCTGATCCTCGGCACCTACCTGGCCCGGGCCGGGCTACGGGTGCTCCTGGTCGAGCGGCGGCTGCGCCACGGCGGCGGGCTGAGCACCGAGGAACGGACCCTGCCCGGTTTCCAGCACAACCTGCACTCGATCAACCACTTCAGCATCACGTCGACTCCGTGGTTCCGCGACCTGGGGCTGTCCGCCCGGGTGCGCTACCTGACCCCTCGGTACGAGTTCGCACAGCCGCACCGTGACGGCAGCGCGCTGGTCTTCTCCCGCGACCTCGACGAGACGCTGGCCAGCATCGGCCGATTCAGCAAAGCCGATGCCGACACCTTCCGGGAGTGGAACGCCAAAGCCGAGGAGATGACCCAGCGGATCTTCCTTCGGGAACGGTTCAGCGAGCCGCTGAGCCCGGACGACCGCGACGAACTGCTCGGCCGTACCGCGTTGGGCCGTGACTTCCTGGAGCTGACCCGGCGCCAACCCGGCGAGGTGGTCGAGGAGCTGTTCACCGACGAACGGGTCAAGGTGCTGTTCCTGTTCAAGCTGTCACTGTTCGGCACCGTGCTGCACGAGACGCTCGGCACGCACAGCCCGCTCGGCTCACTGATCCGCGCCTTCGACCTGACCACCGGCTACGAACTCTGCGCCGGCGGCAGCTGGAACCTGGCCCGCGGGCTGATGGAGGAGTTCATCGCCGCCGGCGGACACTTCGTCAACCAGGCGCACGTCGAGCGGATCGTCGTCGAGGGCGGCCGGGCCACCGGCATCACGCTCGCCGACGGGCGCTCGATGCGGGCCCGCCAGTTCGTGGCCAGCACGCTGGACCTGCACCAGACCCTGGAGACGCTGATCGGCCGGGACCAACTGCCCGCCGACTACCTGGCCCGGCTGGACACGTTCCACTACACCGGCTGGACGTTGTTCGGCCTGCACCTGGCCCTCGACGAGGCCCCGGCGTACACCTCGGCGGCCTTCGACCCGCACGTGAACGGGGCGCTGAAGTACAACATCGGCTCGGAGACCATCGCCAGCCTGATGGCCGCGCACGACGACGTGGACAGCGGCCGGGTGCCGACCAACGTGCAGTTCGGCGCCGGGGCGCTGAGCGTGCTCGACCCGAGCCAGGCACCGCCGGGCAAGCACACCGCGTACGCCTGGCACGTGGTGCCGTGGGCGCCCGACGGCGACCACGAGAACCTGCGCCGTATGCAGGGCGACATGGCCGCGTCGATCATGGACAAGTGGCGGGAGTACGCGCCCAACCTGACCGACGCCACCGTGCTGGGCTCGTACACGTACACCGCGTACGAGTACGCGCAGGAACTGATCAACATGCGCCACGGCGACATCTTCATGGGGGCGCTCAGCGCCGACCAGGTGTTGCACAACCACTTCGGCTACCGCACGCCGCTGCCGAACCTCTACCTGGCCGGCTCGGCCTGCCATCCCAACGGGGCGATCAGCGGCGGCGCCGGGTACATCGCCGCCGGGGTGATCGCCCGCGACCTGGGCATCGAGCCGTGGTGGCAGCCGATGGACGCCCGTACCGAACTGTCCCGGCTCGGCGATGGCTGA
- a CDS encoding aldehyde dehydrogenase family protein: MIPDPGRDWRLLIDGQLVPAGDGGVTPTRSPATGAVLGRAPAATVADVDRAVRAGHAAQPRWAATPPRQRAAVLRAMADVLRAHRAELGHLDAADGGNPVTAMTADVDLAADLLERFADWADQLGGRTLPGSDDHLHYTTRRPYGVVARIVPYNHPVMFAASRVAAPLLAGNSVVLKAPDQTPLSALRFGELVADLLPAGVLAVLTGDGATVGPALVGHPLVRRIAFTGSTGTGQAVLRTAAAHGVKQVSLELGGKNPMVILDDADVAAASAGAVAGMNFHWTGGQSCGSTSRLLVHRSLVDEVVERVVAGTRAVRVGDPLDPDTEMGTMVSAAHRDRIAGFLRQGRDAGLTLATGGGLPPGPGAYVEPTVFVDVPPDSPLAREEIFGPVLCVTPFDDEREALRLVNDSPYGLTASVWTGDVGRAHRWARSVDAGYVWINTASRHFAGLPFGGVKDSGLGSEESVEELHSFTQPKSVTIHLGPTEHPRGGDRGDH; encoded by the coding sequence ATGATTCCCGACCCCGGACGCGACTGGCGACTGCTGATCGACGGGCAGCTCGTCCCGGCCGGCGACGGCGGGGTGACCCCGACCCGGTCACCGGCCACCGGCGCGGTGCTGGGCCGGGCGCCCGCCGCCACCGTCGCCGACGTCGACCGGGCCGTACGGGCCGGACACGCCGCGCAGCCCCGGTGGGCGGCCACCCCGCCCCGGCAACGGGCCGCCGTACTACGGGCGATGGCCGACGTGCTGCGTGCGCACCGCGCCGAACTCGGCCACCTCGACGCGGCCGACGGCGGCAACCCGGTGACCGCGATGACCGCCGACGTCGACCTCGCCGCCGACCTGCTGGAGCGCTTCGCGGACTGGGCCGATCAGCTGGGTGGCCGGACCCTGCCCGGCAGCGATGACCACCTGCACTACACCACCCGGCGACCGTACGGCGTCGTCGCCCGGATCGTGCCGTACAACCACCCGGTCATGTTCGCCGCCTCCCGGGTCGCGGCACCGCTGCTGGCCGGCAACTCGGTGGTGCTCAAGGCCCCCGACCAGACACCGCTGTCCGCGCTGCGCTTCGGTGAACTGGTCGCCGACCTGCTGCCGGCCGGAGTGCTGGCGGTGCTGACCGGGGACGGGGCCACCGTCGGACCGGCACTGGTCGGCCACCCGCTGGTGCGGCGGATCGCGTTCACCGGCAGCACCGGTACCGGCCAGGCGGTGCTGCGCACCGCCGCCGCGCACGGCGTCAAACAGGTGTCGCTGGAGCTCGGCGGCAAGAACCCGATGGTGATCCTGGACGACGCCGACGTGGCCGCCGCCAGCGCCGGCGCGGTCGCCGGGATGAACTTCCACTGGACCGGCGGGCAGTCGTGCGGCTCCACCTCCCGGCTGCTGGTGCACCGCTCGCTCGTCGACGAGGTGGTCGAGCGGGTGGTGGCCGGCACCCGCGCCGTCCGGGTCGGGGATCCGCTCGACCCGGACACGGAGATGGGCACCATGGTTTCCGCCGCCCACCGGGACCGGATCGCCGGATTCCTGCGGCAGGGCCGCGATGCCGGGCTGACCCTGGCCACCGGCGGCGGCCTGCCGCCCGGTCCCGGCGCGTACGTCGAACCCACCGTCTTCGTCGACGTGCCGCCGGACAGCCCGTTGGCCCGCGAGGAGATATTCGGGCCGGTGCTCTGTGTCACCCCGTTCGACGACGAGCGGGAGGCGCTGCGCCTGGTCAACGACTCCCCGTACGGCCTGACCGCCAGCGTGTGGACCGGCGACGTCGGTCGGGCGCACCGCTGGGCCCGGTCGGTCGACGCCGGCTACGTGTGGATCAACACCGCGTCCCGGCACTTCGCCGGCCTGCCGTTCGGCGGGGTCAAGGACTCCGGCCTCGGCAGCGAGGAGAGCGTCGAGGAACTGCATTCGTTCACCCAGCCCAAGTCGGTCACCATCCACCTTGGGCCGACCGAGCACCCACGAGGAGGCGACCGTGGCGACCACTGA
- a CDS encoding FAD-dependent monooxygenase has product MTASETQPDEFIVIGGGIGGLGTALALARAGRQVRVLERAGAFGEVGAGIQLAPNATRLLREWGLLDRLITAGLVPRHLVLADARTGRELNRLDLTGPFTDRYLAPYVVAHRRDLLDLLLAGAAGAGAVLEPGREVTAIRPGPDAVEIDCASGQRYRARAVVAADGLHSRFRAMVSDDEPECSGYVAYRGAIPIEQASRTADLSDVVAFIGPGMHFVQYALRGGSYYNQVAVFRSERYRQGDPDWGGPAELREAFSRACPHVRTAVQAIRTDQRWPMYDRTPIDNWVIGDRVTLLGDAAHPMLQYLAQGACQALEDAAALAGAVERHLPAGPLGPDAPVGVALHEFARERAPRTARVQRNARTWGDIWHVDGIAAALRDDALAHRGPTDYRATDWLFGHTAAQRGSSPAASPVATMPPDAPTATPTTSRDET; this is encoded by the coding sequence TTGACGGCCAGCGAGACGCAGCCCGACGAGTTCATCGTGATCGGTGGCGGCATCGGCGGGCTCGGCACCGCACTTGCCCTGGCCCGCGCCGGCCGACAGGTCCGGGTGCTCGAGCGAGCCGGCGCCTTCGGCGAGGTCGGGGCCGGTATCCAACTCGCCCCCAACGCCACCCGGCTGCTACGCGAGTGGGGCCTGCTCGACCGGTTGATCACCGCCGGGCTGGTCCCCCGACACCTGGTCCTCGCCGACGCCCGCACCGGCCGGGAGCTGAACCGGCTCGACCTCACCGGGCCGTTCACCGACCGCTACCTGGCCCCGTACGTCGTCGCGCACCGTCGCGACCTGCTCGACCTGCTGCTGGCCGGGGCAGCCGGGGCCGGCGCGGTACTCGAACCCGGCCGTGAGGTGACAGCGATCCGGCCGGGCCCGGACGCCGTCGAGATCGACTGCGCCAGCGGGCAGCGCTACCGGGCCCGGGCCGTCGTCGCCGCCGACGGCCTGCACTCCCGGTTCCGGGCCATGGTCAGCGACGACGAGCCGGAATGCAGCGGTTACGTCGCCTACCGGGGGGCCATCCCGATCGAGCAGGCCAGTCGGACCGCCGATCTGTCCGACGTGGTCGCCTTCATCGGCCCCGGCATGCACTTCGTGCAGTACGCCCTGCGCGGCGGCAGCTACTACAACCAGGTCGCGGTGTTCCGCAGCGAGCGGTACCGGCAGGGCGACCCCGACTGGGGTGGCCCTGCGGAGCTCCGGGAGGCGTTCTCCCGGGCCTGTCCGCACGTGCGGACCGCCGTACAGGCGATCCGGACCGACCAGCGGTGGCCGATGTACGACCGGACGCCGATCGACAACTGGGTGATCGGTGACCGGGTCACCCTGCTCGGCGACGCCGCCCATCCGATGCTGCAGTACCTGGCACAGGGTGCCTGCCAGGCGTTGGAGGACGCCGCCGCGCTCGCCGGGGCGGTCGAGAGGCATCTGCCCGCCGGCCCGCTCGGCCCGGACGCCCCGGTCGGCGTCGCGCTGCACGAGTTCGCCCGGGAACGCGCACCCCGTACGGCACGGGTGCAGCGCAACGCCCGGACCTGGGGCGACATCTGGCATGTCGACGGCATCGCCGCGGCGCTGCGCGACGACGCCCTGGCCCACCGTGGACCCACCGACTACCGGGCCACCGACTGGCTCTTCGGCCACACCGCCGCCCAGCGCGGCTCCTCCCCCGCCGCGAGTCCCGTCGCGACCATGCCGCCGGACGCGCCGACCGCCACCCCGACGACGAGCCGAGACGAGACGTGA
- a CDS encoding acetyl-CoA C-acetyltransferase, which yields MSPRDSAAPQAVIVAAARSPIGRARKGSLTTLRPDDLAVDITRAALAQVPALDPAQVQDVLLGCAQPAGEHGHNLARMVAVGLGLDDTPGTTVHRYCASSVQTTRMAFHAIRAGEGDVFVSAGVEMVSRYDAGKSDNLPGTRNPRYAAAGARSAARAAGGGGLWRDPRESGSPPDPYIAMGETAENVAQRYGVSRADQDEFAVRSQNLAEKAIAAGFAARDITPVTLPDGTVVDRDDSPRPGVRLTSVAALTPVFRPDGTVTAGNCCPLNDGAAALVVMSAARAAELDITPLARIVATGVSALSPEIMGLGPVEATRQALRHAGLTIDDIDLVEINEAFAAQVLPCVRLLGIDLDRVNVNGGAIALGHPFGMTGARITTSLIRALRERDRQFGLVTMCAAGGQGMAMVIERVG from the coding sequence ATGTCGCCCCGAGACTCCGCCGCTCCGCAGGCCGTGATCGTCGCCGCCGCCCGCTCGCCGATCGGCCGGGCGCGCAAGGGTTCGCTGACCACGCTGCGTCCTGACGACCTCGCCGTGGACATCACCCGGGCCGCGCTGGCGCAGGTGCCCGCCCTGGACCCGGCGCAGGTGCAGGACGTCCTGCTCGGTTGCGCCCAGCCGGCCGGCGAGCACGGCCACAACCTGGCCCGGATGGTCGCCGTCGGGTTGGGTCTGGACGACACCCCCGGCACCACCGTCCACCGGTACTGCGCCTCGTCGGTGCAGACCACCCGGATGGCCTTCCACGCGATCCGGGCCGGGGAGGGCGACGTCTTCGTATCCGCCGGGGTGGAGATGGTCTCCCGGTACGACGCCGGAAAGTCGGACAATTTGCCGGGCACCCGCAATCCGCGCTACGCGGCGGCCGGTGCCCGCAGCGCGGCGCGCGCCGCCGGTGGTGGTGGGCTGTGGCGGGACCCACGCGAGTCCGGGTCGCCGCCGGATCCGTACATCGCGATGGGGGAGACCGCCGAGAACGTCGCGCAGCGGTACGGGGTGAGCCGGGCCGACCAGGACGAGTTCGCGGTGCGCAGCCAGAATCTGGCGGAGAAGGCGATCGCCGCCGGCTTCGCCGCACGCGACATCACCCCGGTGACGTTGCCGGACGGCACCGTCGTCGACCGCGACGACAGCCCGCGTCCCGGCGTCCGGCTGACGTCGGTGGCCGCGCTCACGCCGGTGTTCCGGCCGGACGGCACGGTGACCGCCGGAAACTGCTGTCCGCTCAACGACGGTGCCGCCGCGTTGGTGGTGATGAGTGCCGCCCGCGCCGCCGAACTCGACATCACCCCCCTGGCCCGGATCGTGGCTACCGGGGTCTCCGCGCTCAGCCCGGAGATCATGGGGCTCGGCCCGGTCGAGGCGACGCGGCAGGCGTTGCGCCATGCCGGGCTGACCATCGACGACATCGATCTGGTGGAGATCAACGAAGCCTTCGCGGCCCAGGTGCTGCCCTGTGTGCGGCTGCTCGGCATCGACCTCGACCGGGTGAACGTCAACGGTGGAGCGATCGCGCTGGGCCATCCGTTCGGGATGACCGGTGCCCGGATCACCACCAGCCTGATCCGGGCGCTGCGGGAGCGCGACCGGCAGTTCGGGCTGGTCACCATGTGCGCGGCCGGAGGACAGGGGATGGCGATGGTGATCGAGCGGGTTGGCTGA
- a CDS encoding CoA-transferase, translating to MTDKRMTAEQVVGELRSGMTIGIGGWGSRRKPMSLVRAILRSDLDDLTVVTYGGPDVGLLLAAGKVRRLVYGFVSLDSIPLEPHFRAARQSGAVEAVEYDEGMLYLGLYAAACRLPFLPTRVGLGSDLMRINPDLRTVRSPYDDEELLAVPALRLDAALVHLHRADIHGNALCLGPDPYFDDLYCAAADRAYVSCEQIVPTAQLTPAASVLVRRHQVRGVVPAANGAHFTSCDPDYPRDEQFQREYADAAGTDRWAAFRQRYLDTDEAGYQQAVAARGPQMEVIR from the coding sequence ATGACCGACAAACGGATGACCGCCGAGCAGGTCGTCGGCGAGCTGCGCTCCGGCATGACCATCGGCATCGGCGGCTGGGGTTCGCGCCGCAAGCCGATGTCCCTGGTCCGGGCGATCCTGCGGTCGGACCTCGACGACCTGACCGTCGTCACCTACGGCGGCCCCGACGTCGGCCTGCTGCTCGCCGCCGGCAAGGTCCGTCGCCTGGTGTACGGCTTCGTCTCGCTCGACTCGATCCCGTTGGAGCCACACTTCCGGGCCGCCCGCCAGTCAGGCGCCGTCGAGGCCGTCGAGTACGACGAGGGCATGCTCTACCTCGGCCTGTACGCCGCCGCCTGCCGCCTGCCGTTCCTGCCCACCCGGGTCGGACTCGGCTCCGACCTGATGCGCATCAACCCGGACCTGCGGACCGTGCGGTCGCCGTACGACGACGAGGAACTGCTTGCCGTCCCGGCGCTGCGGCTGGACGCCGCCCTGGTCCACCTGCACCGGGCCGACATCCACGGCAACGCCCTCTGCCTGGGCCCCGACCCGTACTTCGACGACCTGTACTGCGCGGCCGCCGACCGCGCGTACGTCTCCTGCGAGCAGATCGTGCCGACCGCGCAGCTCACCCCGGCCGCCTCGGTGCTGGTCCGCCGCCACCAGGTACGTGGGGTGGTTCCGGCCGCCAACGGTGCCCACTTCACCTCGTGCGACCCGGACTACCCCCGTGACGAGCAGTTCCAACGTGAGTACGCCGACGCGGCCGGCACCGACCGGTGGGCCGCGTTCCGCCAGCGCTACCTCGACACCGACGAGGCCGGCTACCAGCAGGCCGTCGCCGCCCGGGGACCGCAGATGGAGGTGATCCGGTGA